In the genome of Nocardia sp. NBC_00416, one region contains:
- the groES gene encoding co-chaperone GroES: MASVNIKPLEDKILVQANEAETTTASGLVIPDTAKEKPQEGTVVAVGPGRWADEGEKRIPLDVQEGDTVIYSKYGGTEIKYQGEEYLILSARDVLAVVGK; encoded by the coding sequence GTGGCGAGCGTGAACATCAAGCCGCTCGAGGACAAGATCCTCGTCCAGGCCAACGAGGCCGAGACGACGACCGCCTCCGGCCTGGTCATTCCCGATACGGCCAAAGAAAAGCCGCAGGAGGGCACCGTTGTCGCCGTCGGCCCCGGCCGGTGGGCCGACGAAGGTGAGAAGCGCATCCCGCTGGATGTCCAGGAGGGCGACACCGTCATCTACAGCAAGTACGGCGGTACCGAGATCAAGTACCAGGGTGAGGAATACCTGATCCTGTCCGCGCGCGACGTGCTGGCTGTCGTCGGCAAGTAA
- the groL gene encoding chaperonin GroEL (60 kDa chaperone family; promotes refolding of misfolded polypeptides especially under stressful conditions; forms two stacked rings of heptamers to form a barrel-shaped 14mer; ends can be capped by GroES; misfolded proteins enter the barrel where they are refolded when GroES binds), which produces MAKQIQFDEQARRALERGVDKLADAVKVTLGPRGRHVVLAKSFGGPTVTNDGVTIARDIDLEDPFENLGAQLVKSVATKTNDVAGDGTTTATVLAQALVRGGLKNIAAGANPIAIGSGLAKAADAVSEALLAAATPVSGEQAIAQVATVSSRDEVIGEMVGKALTTVGKDGVVTVEESSTLQTELVVTEGVQFDKGYLSPYFITDGDSQEAVLEDTQILLHREKISSLPDLLPLLEKIAESGKPVLIIAEDVEGEALSTLVVNSIRKTLKAVAVKAPFFGDRRKAFLDDLAVITAGTVVNPDLGINLRDSGLEVLGSARRVVVTKDTTTIIDGAGSGDDIAARSAQLRREIEATDSDWDREKLEERLAKLSGGVAVIQVGAATETALKERKYRVEDAVSAAKAAVEEGIVPGGGTALVQAGTKLDGLIAGLSGDEAIGAEVLRAALKAPLYWIATNAGLDGAVVVSKVGEGKEGFNAATLTYGDLLADGVVDPVKVTRSAVINAASVARMVLTTESAIVEKPAEDDDHQGHGHAH; this is translated from the coding sequence ATGGCAAAGCAGATCCAGTTCGACGAGCAGGCTCGCCGGGCGCTGGAGCGCGGTGTCGACAAACTCGCCGATGCGGTCAAGGTCACTCTCGGCCCGCGTGGCCGGCATGTGGTGCTGGCCAAATCGTTCGGCGGCCCCACCGTCACCAACGACGGTGTCACCATCGCGCGTGATATCGATCTCGAGGACCCGTTCGAGAACCTCGGCGCTCAACTGGTCAAGAGCGTCGCCACCAAGACCAACGATGTCGCCGGCGACGGCACCACCACCGCCACCGTGCTGGCTCAGGCGCTGGTGCGCGGCGGGCTGAAGAACATCGCGGCGGGCGCCAACCCGATCGCGATCGGCTCGGGCCTGGCCAAAGCCGCCGACGCGGTGTCGGAGGCCCTGCTGGCCGCGGCCACCCCGGTCAGCGGTGAACAGGCCATCGCGCAGGTCGCCACCGTCTCCTCGCGGGACGAGGTCATCGGCGAAATGGTCGGCAAAGCGCTGACCACGGTCGGCAAGGACGGCGTGGTCACCGTCGAGGAGTCCTCGACTCTGCAGACCGAACTCGTCGTCACCGAAGGCGTGCAGTTCGACAAGGGCTACCTCTCGCCCTACTTCATCACCGACGGCGACAGCCAGGAAGCCGTGCTGGAGGACACCCAGATCCTGCTGCACCGCGAAAAGATCAGCTCGCTGCCGGATCTGCTGCCGCTGCTGGAGAAGATCGCCGAATCCGGTAAGCCGGTGCTGATCATCGCCGAGGACGTCGAGGGCGAGGCGCTGTCCACCCTGGTGGTCAACTCGATCCGCAAGACCCTCAAGGCCGTCGCGGTCAAGGCGCCGTTCTTCGGCGACCGCCGCAAGGCGTTCCTCGACGATCTGGCCGTCATCACCGCCGGTACGGTCGTCAACCCGGATCTCGGCATCAACCTGCGCGATTCCGGTTTGGAGGTGTTGGGCTCGGCTCGCCGCGTGGTGGTCACCAAGGACACCACCACGATCATCGACGGCGCGGGCAGCGGCGACGATATCGCCGCCCGCAGCGCCCAGCTGCGTCGCGAGATCGAGGCCACCGATTCCGACTGGGACCGGGAGAAGCTGGAAGAGCGGCTGGCCAAACTGTCCGGCGGTGTCGCGGTGATCCAGGTCGGCGCGGCCACCGAAACCGCGCTCAAAGAGCGCAAGTACCGCGTCGAGGACGCGGTGAGCGCTGCCAAGGCCGCCGTCGAAGAGGGCATCGTCCCGGGTGGCGGTACCGCGCTGGTCCAGGCGGGCACGAAGCTCGACGGGCTGATCGCCGGACTGTCCGGTGACGAGGCCATCGGCGCCGAGGTGCTGCGCGCCGCGCTGAAGGCGCCGCTGTACTGGATCGCCACCAATGCCGGTCTCGACGGCGCCGTCGTGGTCAGCAAGGTCGGCGAGGGCAAGGAAGGCTTCAACGCCGCCACGCTGACCTACGGCGATCTGCTCGCCGACGGTGTGGTGGACCCGGTGAAGGTGACCCGCTCGGCCGTGATCAACGCGGCGTCGGTGGCGCGCATGGTGCTGACCACCGAGAGCGCGATCGTGGAGAAGCCCGCCGAAGACGACGACCACCAGGGGCACGGCCACGCCCACTGA
- a CDS encoding Hsp70 family protein encodes MRTSLGISAGNEVVCSALVTTAANGARTFDYRVVSADAHSDLGDLVASSIELMTTQLPASSSHEAIFGTHIPAAPPTSGLDVIADRPPTGVAVAYRSKEQAQAIRMATGKQREPQLVPETTAALTFLRDTGLLDRYGTVAVVDLGASGCTVSVADPADGAVLHTARSTTVSGRAIDDLLYRHLVDQHYARRGTRPNRSVLVNRARTAKEHLSVTPAVTIDHIAGRPLKLTRPDFEVLTAGLMRELTRFASMTFGMAERAPEAVVVIGGGANIPAVLEILRTELDLPVVTVPDPDAVIAKGAALLADTARSTAPIGALTPDKSGNTLLKAFGTVAGAIVVVGLIVGYGVNTMAPSSDEEVSPAGTTSSAQLPPTTTTAPTTSVAPITTTAEIPQQPVEEPDDAGEPTTATEEPPLAVDPTTGEYPSTNDAPTTSDVPSPSTSTAPSVPESSQPTLRPDPNLPHIPFPEGLGPGALAPPSSSEELPPDQPSTSDVPPATGSQKTQTTLQVPPPPPPRLPGTGSAG; translated from the coding sequence ATGCGCACATCGCTCGGCATTTCGGCCGGGAACGAAGTGGTGTGCTCCGCGCTGGTCACCACGGCGGCCAACGGCGCGCGAACCTTCGACTATCGGGTCGTCTCCGCGGACGCGCATTCCGATCTGGGCGATCTCGTCGCCTCCTCCATCGAGTTGATGACCACCCAACTCCCCGCCAGCTCTTCCCACGAGGCGATCTTCGGCACCCATATCCCCGCCGCCCCGCCGACTTCCGGGCTCGACGTGATAGCCGACCGTCCACCCACCGGCGTCGCGGTGGCCTACCGCAGCAAGGAACAGGCGCAGGCCATCCGGATGGCCACCGGAAAACAACGCGAACCCCAACTGGTTCCGGAAACCACGGCGGCGCTCACCTTCCTGCGGGATACCGGTTTGCTGGACCGCTACGGGACGGTGGCCGTGGTGGATCTCGGCGCCTCGGGCTGCACCGTTTCGGTAGCCGACCCGGCCGACGGGGCGGTGCTGCACACCGCCCGCAGCACGACGGTCAGCGGACGCGCGATCGACGATCTGCTGTACCGGCATCTGGTCGATCAGCACTACGCCCGGCGCGGCACCCGGCCCAACAGGAGCGTGCTGGTGAACCGGGCCCGCACCGCCAAGGAACATCTGTCGGTCACCCCGGCCGTCACCATCGACCACATCGCGGGCCGGCCGCTGAAACTCACCCGCCCCGATTTCGAGGTGCTCACCGCCGGGCTGATGCGGGAACTCACCCGCTTCGCCTCGATGACCTTCGGCATGGCCGAACGGGCCCCGGAAGCGGTGGTGGTGATCGGCGGCGGCGCGAATATACCGGCCGTGCTGGAAATACTGCGCACCGAACTGGATCTCCCGGTCGTGACCGTGCCGGACCCGGACGCGGTGATCGCGAAGGGCGCCGCCCTCCTGGCCGATACCGCCCGATCCACGGCGCCGATCGGCGCGCTGACCCCGGACAAGTCCGGCAACACCCTGCTGAAAGCGTTCGGCACGGTGGCCGGTGCGATCGTGGTGGTCGGACTGATCGTCGGATACGGGGTGAACACCATGGCCCCCAGTTCCGACGAAGAGGTGTCCCCCGCCGGTACGACCAGCAGCGCCCAACTGCCGCCCACCACCACAACGGCACCGACCACGAGCGTCGCGCCCATCACCACCACCGCCGAGATCCCCCAGCAGCCCGTGGAAGAACCCGACGACGCCGGTGAGCCGACCACGGCGACCGAGGAGCCCCCGCTGGCGGTGGACCCCACCACGGGCGAATACCCCTCCACGAACGACGCGCCCACAACCTCGGACGTACCGTCGCCGTCCACGAGCACCGCACCGTCGGTTCCGGAATCGTCCCAGCCGACCCTGCGCCCGGACCCCAACCTCCCGCACATCCCGTTCCCGGAAGGACTCGGGCCGGGTGCGCTGGCACCGCCGTCGTCATCGGAAGAACTCCCGCCCGACCAGCCGTCGACCTCCGACGTTCCGCCCGCGACCGGCTCGCAGAAGACCCAGACGACACTGCAGGTTCCGCCACCACCCCCACCACGGCTACCCGGAACCGGGTCGGCGGGATAA
- a CDS encoding WhiB family transcriptional regulator, protein MPMPTHLPGPNADIWDWQMRGSCRGVDSAVFFHPDGERGRARAARELRAKKICRACPVLMQCRSHALKVSEPYGIWGGMSETEREMHARRNRRRMAV, encoded by the coding sequence ATGCCCATGCCCACCCACCTTCCCGGACCGAACGCCGATATCTGGGACTGGCAGATGCGCGGCTCTTGCCGGGGCGTGGACTCAGCGGTGTTCTTCCATCCCGACGGCGAGCGCGGTAGAGCCCGGGCTGCCCGTGAGTTGCGGGCCAAGAAGATCTGCCGGGCCTGCCCCGTGCTCATGCAGTGCCGGTCGCACGCGTTGAAAGTCAGCGAACCCTACGGCATCTGGGGTGGCATGTCGGAAACCGAACGAGAGATGCACGCCCGACGCAACCGACGCAGGATGGCGGTCTAG
- a CDS encoding sigma-70 family RNA polymerase sigma factor translates to MTHTGEELDRAVAAAAQGDRSALAQVLKLVRPLVMRYCRARIGVAERGQLSADDVAQEVCLAVMTALPRYQDQGRPFMAFVYGIASHKVADAHRNASRNKAEAMAEVPDVISTDHGPEQRALESETSRQMNTLLATLPEKHREILILRLVMGLSAEETATAVGSTAGAIRVAQHRALAKLKAQVARAGEMYG, encoded by the coding sequence ATGACGCACACGGGCGAAGAGTTGGACCGCGCCGTCGCCGCCGCCGCGCAGGGCGACAGGTCCGCTTTAGCTCAGGTACTGAAGTTGGTCCGCCCGCTGGTGATGCGGTATTGCCGCGCGCGGATCGGAGTCGCGGAGCGTGGACAACTCTCCGCCGATGATGTCGCGCAGGAGGTCTGTTTAGCGGTCATGACCGCGCTGCCCAGGTATCAGGACCAGGGCAGGCCGTTCATGGCCTTCGTATACGGAATCGCTTCGCACAAGGTTGCCGACGCCCATCGCAACGCCTCCCGTAACAAGGCGGAGGCGATGGCCGAAGTACCAGATGTCATATCCACCGACCACGGGCCGGAGCAACGGGCTCTCGAATCGGAAACGAGCCGGCAGATGAACACCCTGCTGGCCACCCTTCCGGAGAAGCATCGAGAGATCTTGATCCTGCGCCTGGTCATGGGTCTGTCAGCAGAAGAAACCGCAACCGCCGTGGGCAGTACGGCGGGCGCGATCCGGGTCGCCCAGCACAGGGCGCTCGCAAAATTGAAGGCACAAGTGGCGAGGGCAGGTGAAATGTATGGCTAG
- the sigK gene encoding ECF RNA polymerase sigma factor SigK yields the protein MTQESIELSALLQRCGHSDAEAFAELYDRTRTRVFGLVLRVLQDSGFAEETTQEVYLQTWRTAASFDPARGSAVTWLMTLAHRRAVDRVRAEQAHTQREIAYGARILGHDYDQVIEEVERKLDHQAVVVGLRTLTETQWEAISLAYYDGRTYAEVARQLEVGLPTVKSRIRDGLTRLKKSMGAPAPIGDRRPIRERAVHIPGRV from the coding sequence ATGACACAGGAGAGTATCGAGCTCTCAGCGCTCTTGCAGCGCTGCGGCCACTCGGATGCCGAGGCTTTCGCCGAACTCTACGACCGGACCCGCACCCGGGTCTTCGGTCTGGTGTTGCGTGTCCTACAGGATTCCGGGTTCGCCGAAGAGACCACGCAAGAGGTCTACCTGCAGACATGGCGAACCGCGGCGAGCTTCGATCCGGCGCGCGGTTCGGCGGTCACCTGGCTGATGACCCTGGCCCACCGCCGGGCGGTCGACCGGGTCCGCGCCGAACAGGCGCACACCCAGCGTGAGATCGCCTACGGAGCCCGGATACTCGGGCACGACTACGACCAGGTCATCGAAGAGGTCGAGCGCAAACTCGACCATCAGGCCGTGGTCGTCGGACTCCGCACCCTCACCGAAACCCAATGGGAGGCGATCTCACTCGCTTATTACGACGGGCGGACCTACGCGGAGGTGGCCCGGCAGCTCGAAGTCGGGCTACCGACGGTCAAATCCCGGATCCGGGACGGACTGACCAGGCTGAAGAAGAGTATGGGGGCCCCGGCGCCGATAGGCGACCGGCGGCCGATACGAGAACGGGCCGTTCACATCCCTGGCAGGGTGTGA